Proteins co-encoded in one Aspergillus luchuensis IFO 4308 DNA, chromosome 6, nearly complete sequence genomic window:
- a CDS encoding uncharacterized protein (TransMembrane:1 (o564-583i)) — MSGRRPPNQRRIPIGAHKQITASENDPEEWPQDNDNITQQLAEAQRKALELERENKNLASQFHDLNQVLVEREQAFAESEQELRKTQKDLKTIESQVKTNEGHVQAAYSENTMLSTKINAQSGQISRLRQEQKKLKDEEAIRRAENEKLQQQMLEASRELNELKQKLAAKESESAAQEAEKRQLAEAMDKYKGNDAELRKQLNRLAEQVHTNDSAMAIDTVAPVALPTHAMSTALVPYTQNKLIASNPFGSFNIQKPSLTLRQELGSSLYSGSQSTASSDAPTPGAQRGSMSSIFSAPAIPAQNLRPPIEAVPVDWSNIQQAAKTGAIPHVGQAPVPSSSLKRPFAGLEALQGFDGSEEAIKRLRVAADQQNLGSNPDNSFLTLFQTYLQTMQEATNRNQSQQEQLELFKRTVQALTAQGNMSIGSQSSDPQISWIHDYQKAAAQAANDPSKAQPKAIVTGVKQSKGSQSKEKPKRFLTRTPTKFESWPVYLEKRYNPSTLLTVPPIRTTRKKFANFSVPGAFVEDDKTDSTGSESQGEFQTAPEYFEPQVSVPEQVPIPPAVIMARLALFLVGAFIIVTAVVENLFGQTNKTQDVWMQYNEVPEDVLAKVRGSGPPVVGSMQGLDYTFARFVDIRSRLVG, encoded by the coding sequence ATGTCAGGCAGACGACCACCCAACCAACGGAGGATACCTATCGGAGCACATAAGCAAATAACTGCATCCGAAAACGACCCCGAAGAATGGCCGCAGGACAATGACAACATAACCCAACAACTCGCAGAAGCACAACGAAAAGCCTTAGAACTTGAGAGGGAGAACAAGAACCTAGCAAGCCAATTCCATGATTTGAACCAAGTGCTTGTTGAGCGAGAACAAGCCTTCGCGGAATCGGAGCAAGAGCTGCGAAAGACCCAAAAAGATCTCAAAACGATAGAATCCCAAGTCAAGACGAACGAGGGGCACGTCCAAGCCGCCTACAGCGAAAATACTATGCTTAGTACGAAGATTAATGCGCAAAGTGGCCAGATCAGTCGCCTTCGTCAAGAGCAAAAGAAGTTGAAAGACGAGGAGGCTATTCGCCGTGCTGAGAATGAGAAGTTACAGCAGCAGATGCTTGAAGCAAGTCGAGAACTGAATGAACTTAAGCAGAAGCTTGCGGCGAAGGAATCGGAGTCGGCAGCGCAagaagcggagaagaggCAGCTTGCTGAGGCGATGGATAAATATAAAGGGAACGATGCTGAATTAAGAAAGCAGTTGAATAGGCTTGCGGAGCAGGTGCATACGAATGATTCTGCGATGGCAATAGATACTGTCGCACCTGTCGCACTGCCTACACACGCGATGTCAACCGCCTTGGTTCCTTACACCCAGAATAAGCTGATTGCTAGCAACCCCTTCGGCTCCTTCAACATCCAGAAACCATCTCTGACATTGAGGCAGGAATTGGGAAGTAGCTTATATAGTGGATCGCAGAGCACCGCAAGTAGCGATGCCCCGACACCGGGGGCCCAGAGAGGCAGCATGAGCAGCATTTTCAGCGCGCCAGCGATCCCTGCTCAGAATCTTAGGCCACCCATAGAGGCGGTTCCGGTGGACTGGAGCAATATCCAGCAGGCTGCCAAAACTGGCGCCATTCCGCATGTGGGACAAGCCCCTGTACCTAGTTCCAGCCTGAAGCGACCTTTTGCTGGATTGGAAGCCTTGCAGGGCTTTGATGGCTCGGAAGAGGCGATCAAGAGGCTGCGTGTTGCTGCCGATCAGCAGAATCTTGGGTCTAATCCAGACAACTCATTTTTGACTCTTTTCCAAACGTATTTGCAGACGATGCAGGAGGCGACTAATCGGAACCAGAGTCAGCAAGAACAGTTAGAGTTGTTCAAGAGAACTGTCCAAGCTCTGACCGCGCAAGGCAATATGAGCATTGGAAGTCAGTCTTCGGACCCCCAGATTAGTTGGATTCATGATTATCAAAAAGCTGCTGCACAGGCAGCGAATGATCCTTCTAAAGCTCAGCCAAAGGCTATAGTTACCGGCGTCAAGCAGTCAAAAGGATCACAGTCCAAAGAAAAGCCAAAAAGATTCCTCACACGTACACCGACTAAATTCGAATCATGGCCAGTATATCTGGAAAAGAGATATAACCCGTCGACTTTATTGACAGTACCACCTATTCGAACGACGCGAAAGAAGTTTGCCAATTTCTCAGTCCCTGGTGCatttgttgaagatgataagaCTGATAGCACAGGGTCGGAGTCGCAGGGGGAGTTTCAAACCGCACCAGAGTACTTCGAACCTCAGGTCAGTGTCCCAGAGCAAGTACCGATACCACCTGCTGTCATAATGGCACGGTTGGCTTTGTTCTTAGTGGGAGCTTTTATAATCGTGACGGCCGTGGTTGAAAATCTCTTCGGACAGACGAATAAAACACAGGACGTCTGGATGCAATACAATGAGGTACCTGAGGATGTCTTGGCCAAAGTCCGGGGCAGCGGACCCCCTGTTGTAGGGTCGATGCAGGGCTTGGATTACACCTTCGCAAGATTCGTCGATATCAGATCACGTCTAGTGGGATGA
- a CDS encoding SDR family oxidoreductase (COG:Q;~EggNog:ENOG410PF95;~InterPro:IPR036291,IPR002347;~PFAM:PF08659,PF00106,PF13561;~go_process: GO:0055114 - oxidation-reduction process [Evidence IEA]), which produces MSLPKEAYLSNTWKDGLFTNKVVFCTGGAGTICSAQVRALVHLGANACIIGRNVEKTEKAAQDIATARPGAKVIGIGAVDVRKLDSLQAAADRCAQELGGIDYVIAGAAGNFLASINQLSANAFKSVIDIDVLGSYNTLKATIPYLVESAKKHRMDPETLKPSAAGTGGRIIFVSATLHYRTAPFQTHVSVAKAGVDALSHSVAIEFGPLGVTSNIIAPGPIASTEGLDRLLPSDTKDTYIKSQPLGRVGSVRDIADATVYLFADTGSYVSGQTLVVDGASWRMSTTGATSGKLAYPDFLLSGNPVPNVKGQKSKL; this is translated from the exons ATGTCCCTCCCCAAAGAAGCCTACCTAAGTAACACGTGGAAGGATGGCCTGTTCA CAAACAAGGTCGTCTTCTGTACGGGAGGCGCAGGAACCATTTGCAGCGCGCAGGTTCGTGCTCTGGTGCATCTAGGTGCCAATGCTTGCATTATTGGCCGAAATGTCGAAAAAACCGAGAAAGCAGCCCAGGACATTGCAACTGCCCGTCCGGGTGCTAAGGTCATCGGCATTGGTGCAGTGGATGTACGAAAGTTGGACAGTCTTCAAGCTGCAGCAGATCGCTGTGCCCAGGAGCTGGGTGGTATTGACTATGTCAT TGCTGGGGCGGCCGGAAACTTTCTAGCCTCGATCAACCAGCTCTCGGCGAATGCTTTCAAATCGGTCATCGACATTGACGTTCTGGGATCCTACAACACCCTCAAAGCGACGATCCCATATCTTGTTGAGTCGGCGAAGAAGCACAGAATGGACCCAGAAACTC TCAAACCCTCTGCagcaggaactggaggacGTATCATCTTTGTTAGCGCCACTCTTCACTATCGCACGGCACCTTTCCAGACGCACGTCTCAGTCGCCAAGGCAGGCGTGGATGCGCTGTCTCACAGCGTGGCCATCGAGTTTGGCCCTCTGGGTGTCACTTCTAATATCATTGCGCCCGGACCCATTGCTTCGACAGAG GGCCTTGATCGTCTCCTTCCTAGTGATACGAAGGACACGTACATCAAGTCACAGCCGCTTGGCCGAGTCGGCTCAGTGCGCGACATTGCAGATGCCACGGTTTATCTCTTCGCGGACACTGGCAGTTATGTCAGTGGTCAAACTCTAGTGG TTGACGGCGCATCCTGGCGGATGTCGACCACTGGGGCAACATCGGGTAAACTTGCGTATCCCGATTTCCTTCTTTCAGGCAACCCCGTTCCCAACGTCAAAGGCCAGAAGTCTAAGCTGTAG
- a CDS encoding uncharacterized protein (COG:S;~EggNog:ENOG410PPXI;~TransMembrane:3 (n10-20c28/29o57-75i84-103o163-181i)), with product MACPITVSKFVGTVSLGLLTGMSYSASCVAIPSLSLLPTATTASRSLNEVKRLNRKHGLRLTNIANGCLLFAYSLSSKQRKHPYLIWMCVTSTVGSYVFDYWFHGQDGFVAWVQSVLQDTGCGCLTVQKQKKDEDIVVVEAEENVNGESVQKEMNTERRFQQVRAVFSGLALAMGIVGLWGDRRPSI from the exons ATGGCGTGTCCCATCACCGTCTCGAAGTTCGTTGGCACAGTGTCCCTGGGACTGCTCACG GGCATGTCATACTCCGCTTCCTGTGTCGCCATCCCCTCCCTGAGTCTTCTTCCCACTGCTACCACCGCGTCCCGGTCCCTCAACGAGGTGAAGCGGTTGAACCGTAAGCATGGTCTGCGGCTGaccaacatcgccaacggATGTCTCCTGTTCGCGTATAGCCTCTCTTCTAAACAGCGCAAGCACCCTTATCTGATCTGGATGTGCGTTACCTCGACCGTTGGCTCTTATGTTTTCGACTATTGGTTCCACGGCCAGGATGGCTTCGTAGCTTGGGTCCAGTCTGTTCTGCAGGACACCGGATGCGGCTGCCTGACCgtccagaagcagaagaaggatgaggacATCGTGGTGGTCGAGGCAGAGGAGAATGTCAACGGTGAAAGTGtgcagaaggagatgaacaCGGAGCGTCGATTCCAGCAGGTGCGAGCTGTCTTCTCTGGACTTGCACTCGCCATGGGTATCGTTGGACTTTGGGGCGACCGTCGGCCTTCCATTTAA
- a CDS encoding uncharacterized protein (COG:S;~EggNog:ENOG410PNI3;~TransMembrane:1 (i214-233o)), protein MNFTIINGQIYTPGLAIIDAPQPYTPLGGDTLQVAIDTSGDGQLTSSSSTAFHTLNLFLTSTTTHKNLTISNGTTPSANNTYVGPVLDLEPSSTVKHVNWIWPACFVGSGGDKSPRGDYNISVHQGFRWEGTDYYTVFELPISVTNAIGESEERVDCAVLENEWVGWEALKESNETLPGQPWVSGSQGGGSGSGSEGESGGGDESTSGSLGRRGYKAGVMGWVVLGLVMGVVMC, encoded by the exons ATGaacttcaccatcatcaacggccAAATCTACACCCCGGGCCTAGCCATCATCGATGCTCCACAGCCCTATACTCCCCTCGGAGGAG ACACCCTCCAAGTCGCCATCGACACCTCCGGCGACGGCCAGCtcacctccagctcctccaccgcatTCCACAccctcaacctcttcctcacctccaCAACCACACACAAAAACCTCACTATATCGAACGGCACCACACCCagcgccaacaacacctacGTGGGGCCCGTGCTAGACCTCGAGCCCTCGTCCACCGTCAAGCACGTGAACTGGATCTGGCCGGCTTGTTTCGTAGGTAGTGGCGGGGATAAATCCCCCCGGGgagattataatatctcTGTGCATCAGGGTTTCCGGTGGGAGGGGACGGATTACTATACGGTGTTTGAGTTGCCGATTTCGGTGACGAATGCTATTGGGGAGAGTGAGGAAAGGGTGGATTGTGCGGTGTTGGAGAATGAGTGGGTGGGGTGGGAGGCGCTGAAGGAGAGTAATGAGACGTTGCCGGGGCAGCCTTGGGTGAGTGGGAGTcaggggggtgggagtgggagtgggagtgagGGTGaaagtggaggaggtgatgagAGTACTAGTGGGagtttggggaggagggggtatAAAGCTGGGGTTATGGGGTGGGTTgtgttggggttggtgatgggggtTGTTATGTGTTGA